A genomic segment from Lignipirellula cremea encodes:
- the aroE gene encoding shikimate dehydrogenase: protein MICVSIGRGRHRMMRAEHQHLVEQGAKLVELRVDYINREVSLKRLLDHRPCPVIITCRRESDHGKWSGTEANRQMLLRAAIVEGVDYIDLEDDIAGKIPRYGKTKRIVSLHNFRETPKDLEAIHDRLCQLDPDVVKIATMAHSPADNLRMLNLVQDAKIPTVGICMGEIGMPSRILSARFGAPWTYATFHHERTMAPGQFSYSQMTEIYRYEQINAQTEVYGVIADPVGHSMSPLIHNAAFGHFQMNKVYIPFRVPREDLDSFVISCSRLGIKALSVTIPHKEAIIGHCTQVEDAVEGIGAANTVVFEKGGAAAYNTDYTAAMHSMLEAMGLSAVPNALAGKKAVILGAGGVSRALVYGLTKFGAEVTIASRTHARSEELARRFRAKTVAWDDRCKGQYDLLINGTPIGMHPNVDDTPFDKRALKASQTVFDTVYNPERTLLVKEAREVGCRVVTGLDMFIRQAALQFHHFTGQEAPAELMKESLRRAIGPAKPVTGASS, encoded by the coding sequence ATGATTTGCGTAAGCATCGGACGCGGGCGGCATCGGATGATGCGGGCCGAACATCAGCACCTGGTGGAGCAGGGCGCCAAACTGGTCGAACTCCGCGTGGACTATATCAACCGCGAGGTGAGCCTGAAGCGACTGCTCGACCATCGTCCGTGCCCCGTCATTATCACTTGTCGACGGGAAAGCGATCACGGCAAGTGGAGCGGCACCGAAGCGAATCGCCAAATGCTGTTGCGGGCTGCCATCGTCGAAGGCGTCGACTATATCGATCTGGAAGACGACATCGCCGGGAAGATTCCACGCTACGGCAAAACCAAACGAATCGTCAGTCTGCATAATTTCCGCGAAACGCCCAAAGACCTGGAAGCGATTCACGATCGGTTGTGCCAGCTTGACCCCGATGTGGTCAAGATCGCCACGATGGCCCATAGCCCAGCCGACAATCTGCGCATGTTGAACCTGGTGCAGGATGCGAAGATTCCCACCGTCGGCATCTGCATGGGGGAAATCGGCATGCCCAGCCGGATTCTGTCCGCCCGGTTCGGCGCCCCCTGGACCTACGCCACGTTCCACCATGAGCGGACGATGGCGCCAGGGCAGTTCAGCTACTCCCAGATGACCGAAATCTACCGGTACGAACAGATCAACGCCCAGACCGAGGTCTACGGCGTGATTGCGGACCCGGTCGGTCATAGCATGAGCCCGCTCATCCACAACGCGGCGTTCGGTCACTTTCAGATGAACAAGGTCTACATTCCGTTTCGTGTGCCGCGGGAAGATCTCGACAGCTTTGTCATCTCCTGTTCCCGCCTGGGAATCAAAGCGCTGAGCGTCACGATTCCCCATAAAGAGGCGATCATCGGCCATTGCACCCAGGTGGAAGACGCAGTCGAAGGAATCGGCGCCGCCAATACGGTCGTTTTCGAAAAAGGCGGGGCGGCCGCATACAATACCGACTATACGGCCGCCATGCACAGCATGCTGGAAGCCATGGGCCTGTCGGCCGTGCCGAACGCTCTGGCAGGGAAAAAGGCCGTTATTCTGGGCGCCGGGGGCGTTTCCCGGGCACTGGTGTACGGGCTGACCAAATTTGGGGCTGAAGTCACCATCGCTTCACGCACGCATGCTCGTAGCGAGGAACTGGCCCGTCGGTTCCGCGCCAAAACGGTCGCCTGGGACGATCGGTGCAAAGGACAGTACGACCTGTTGATTAACGGCACGCCGATCGGCATGCACCCCAACGTCGACGACACCCCGTTTGACAAAAGGGCGCTCAAAGCCTCGCAAACCGTGTTCGATACGGTTTACAACCCGGAACGCACCCTGCTGGTGAAAGAAGCCCGCGAAGTCGGCTGCCGGGTGGTGACAGGTCTTGACATGTTCATCCGCCAGGCCGCCCTGCAGTTCCATCACTTTACGGGGCAGGAAGCCCCGGCCGAGTTGATGAAAGAATCTCTCCGCCGAGCGATCGGTCCCGCCAAGCCCGTCACCGGCGCCAGCAGCTAA
- a CDS encoding site-2 protease family protein: MSTMQDHAMWSLSLGRWGGVQVRVHIFFLLFAALTLLFGWNAAPHAELVWMAALSLLILTGSVALHELGHYYVAYRLGGRLRESVLTPIGGLAPADEPVEPWAAALVHLAGPAANLVVCVLCLPAVAALEPENLLGLLNPLAPVDITEGSAWAVALKLGFWINWVLVLLNLIPALPFDGGRALRAVLAAQCGRGGRRQASLIMWRIAIGAVMALLIAAVLLRNAAIDGLTPLWFALLLLAIGMLFAAKQELLPTRWGRLEKEPAGFDVAAGFPLPDEDPEETADYVSQWLQQKRELHDQEPEQDTELEEEQQVDEILARVHLNGMGSLSPDDKALLERVSARYRARNGKSHTNG; encoded by the coding sequence ATGTCGACGATGCAAGATCACGCAATGTGGAGCCTGAGCCTGGGCCGATGGGGCGGCGTGCAGGTTCGAGTGCATATTTTCTTCTTGCTGTTTGCCGCCCTGACATTGCTTTTCGGCTGGAACGCCGCGCCGCATGCCGAGCTTGTCTGGATGGCCGCGCTGAGCTTGCTGATCTTGACGGGAAGCGTCGCGCTGCATGAACTGGGGCACTATTACGTCGCTTACCGGTTAGGCGGAAGACTTCGGGAAAGCGTGCTGACCCCGATCGGTGGGCTGGCTCCGGCCGACGAACCGGTCGAGCCGTGGGCGGCCGCCCTGGTGCATCTGGCAGGACCGGCCGCCAACCTGGTTGTTTGCGTCCTCTGCCTGCCAGCGGTTGCGGCGCTGGAGCCCGAGAATCTGCTCGGCCTGTTGAATCCCCTGGCTCCTGTGGATATCACCGAAGGCAGCGCCTGGGCGGTGGCGCTGAAGCTGGGTTTCTGGATCAACTGGGTGCTGGTGCTGCTCAATCTGATTCCTGCCTTGCCCTTTGATGGCGGCCGGGCGTTGCGGGCGGTGCTGGCGGCCCAGTGCGGCCGGGGCGGGCGTCGGCAGGCGAGTTTGATCATGTGGCGGATTGCGATTGGAGCCGTCATGGCGCTATTGATCGCGGCTGTTCTACTGCGAAATGCAGCGATCGACGGGCTGACGCCGTTGTGGTTCGCCCTGTTGCTGCTGGCCATAGGGATGCTGTTCGCCGCCAAGCAGGAATTGCTGCCGACCCGCTGGGGACGGCTTGAGAAAGAGCCGGCGGGCTTCGATGTGGCCGCGGGTTTTCCGTTGCCAGACGAAGATCCCGAGGAAACGGCCGACTACGTTTCGCAATGGCTGCAGCAAAAGCGGGAGCTGCACGACCAGGAACCCGAACAGGATACCGAGCTGGAGGAAGAGCAGCAGGTCGATGAGATCCTGGCCCGTGTGCATTTGAACGGGATGGGGTCGCTTTCTCCTGACGATAAAGCCTTGCTGGAACGGGTCAGCGCCCGGTACCGTGCGCGTAATGGAAAAAGCCATACCAACGGCTGA
- a CDS encoding 3-keto-disaccharide hydrolase, whose amino-acid sequence MKFENQSFMAIAGRPMLMLILALGAGVAGAEEKFTDLLPGEELATHWETAGNWSLDKQGVVSLTPRDGEKGWSRFDAYLWSKEQYRDFQIEFDYAVQPSGNSGFYFHVGDKAKPVSDGIEVQIYESHAKGPGKKLTDHDSGGVIPGIPPTSNAAKPAGEWNHFDITVQGKTLTIKLNNETVNVVQLGEGRLAGRPETGWIGFQDHGLPLRLRKIRIRNLQGE is encoded by the coding sequence ATGAAGTTTGAAAACCAATCGTTCATGGCGATCGCAGGTCGCCCAATGCTAATGTTGATTTTGGCCCTGGGAGCGGGCGTTGCGGGGGCGGAAGAGAAGTTTACCGACCTGCTGCCCGGCGAGGAACTGGCGACCCACTGGGAAACGGCCGGCAACTGGTCGCTTGACAAACAGGGAGTCGTATCGCTGACACCTCGTGACGGGGAAAAAGGCTGGTCTCGCTTCGACGCGTACCTGTGGTCAAAAGAACAGTACCGCGATTTCCAGATCGAGTTCGACTATGCCGTTCAGCCCTCCGGCAACAGCGGCTTCTACTTCCACGTAGGCGACAAAGCAAAACCGGTCTCCGACGGCATCGAAGTGCAGATTTACGAATCGCATGCCAAGGGCCCGGGAAAGAAACTGACCGACCATGACTCCGGCGGCGTGATCCCCGGCATCCCGCCGACCTCCAACGCGGCCAAACCGGCCGGCGAATGGAACCACTTTGATATCACGGTGCAAGGAAAAACGTTGACGATCAAACTCAACAACGAAACCGTCAACGTGGTGCAGCTAGGCGAAGGCCGCCTGGCGGGACGTCCCGAAACCGGCTGGATTGGCTTTCAGGATCACGGCCTGCCGCTGCGGTTGCGGAAGATTCGCATTCGCAACCTGCAGGGCGAATAA
- a CDS encoding citrate synthase, translating into MPDAKLIYDDKELELPVVTGSEGEVGLDISKLRAATNAITLDQGYVNTGSTTSAVTFLDGEHGILRYRGYPIETLAQNCDFVEVSYLLIYGELPNQKQLDDFRMSIRRHSMLHEDMRSFYNGFPRDAHPMAILSSVVGALSTFYQDSLNPHDPRQVEVSTHRLLAKLPTIAAYSYKKSIGQPFNYPQNDLSYCENFLQMMFGVPSEPYEHDQDFVEALNMLLICHADHEQNCSTSTVRMVGSSDANLFASISAGICALWGPLHGGANEAVVNMLEEIIEDGGNVDKYVKLAKEKASGFRLMGFGHRVYKNFDPRATIIKKCCDKLLAKLQIKDPLFEVAQKLEEVALRDEYFLERKLYPNVDFYSGVIYRALGIPVQMFTVLFAIGRLPGWLAHWIEMHNSTTKRICRPRQIYTGATERDYKPIEERV; encoded by the coding sequence ATGCCTGACGCCAAACTGATTTACGACGACAAGGAACTGGAGCTTCCCGTAGTCACAGGTTCCGAGGGCGAAGTTGGGCTGGATATCAGCAAGCTCCGCGCCGCAACGAACGCCATCACCCTGGACCAGGGTTATGTGAATACGGGCTCCACCACCAGCGCGGTGACTTTTCTCGATGGGGAACACGGGATCCTGCGATATCGGGGCTACCCGATTGAAACGCTTGCCCAGAATTGCGACTTTGTCGAAGTCAGCTACCTGCTGATTTACGGCGAGTTGCCGAACCAGAAACAGCTGGATGATTTCCGCATGTCGATTCGCCGGCATTCCATGCTGCACGAGGACATGCGTTCGTTCTATAACGGCTTCCCCCGGGACGCCCACCCCATGGCGATACTGTCGTCGGTCGTGGGAGCGCTTTCGACGTTCTACCAGGATTCACTGAATCCGCACGATCCGCGCCAGGTCGAAGTTTCCACGCACCGGCTGCTTGCCAAACTGCCGACGATCGCCGCTTACAGTTATAAAAAGTCGATCGGTCAGCCGTTCAATTACCCGCAGAACGACCTGTCCTACTGCGAAAATTTCCTGCAGATGATGTTCGGCGTACCGAGCGAACCTTACGAACACGACCAGGATTTCGTCGAGGCGCTCAACATGCTGTTGATCTGCCACGCTGACCACGAACAGAACTGCAGCACCTCGACGGTGCGGATGGTCGGCTCTTCCGACGCCAACCTGTTCGCCTCGATTTCAGCCGGCATTTGCGCCTTGTGGGGACCGCTCCACGGCGGCGCCAACGAGGCCGTCGTCAATATGCTGGAGGAAATCATCGAAGACGGCGGCAATGTCGACAAGTACGTCAAGCTCGCCAAAGAAAAAGCCAGCGGCTTCCGCCTGATGGGCTTCGGCCACCGCGTTTACAAGAACTTTGACCCGCGGGCCACGATCATCAAAAAGTGCTGCGATAAACTGCTGGCCAAGCTGCAGATCAAGGATCCGCTCTTCGAAGTCGCCCAGAAACTCGAAGAAGTCGCCCTGAGGGATGAGTATTTCCTGGAACGGAAACTTTACCCCAACGTCGACTTCTACTCCGGCGTCATCTATCGGGCCCTGGGAATTCCCGTCCAGATGTTCACCGTGCTATTCGCCATCGGTCGGCTGCCCGGCTGGCTGGCCCACTGGATCGAAATGCACAATTCGACCACCAAACGCATTTGTCGCCCACGACAGATTTACACTGGCGCCACCGAACGCGACTACAAGCCGATCGAGGAACGCGTCTGA